In the Fibrobacter sp. UWR3 genome, GCACCAGGTTGTCGGACAATATCGATCCGCCGCAGCAGCCAAGAGCCGCCATTCGGGATTGGTAGGCAAAAACCATCCCTCCGGACAAACGCCACGCACCGGATAAGTCTGCGTGCATCTTGTACCATTGCCGCAACCCGCGCCATTCGTAGACCACGTACCCGCGCTGTCCATGGCCGCGGCCCACGTGTAAAGGCGCCCAGCCACCTTACAATTTTCTTCGTTGTTCCCGTAGCACCAGCTATCTGCCGACTTGTAGTTGAGATTTTCGGCCATCCACCACTGGTCATCAATTTTCACAACCTTATAAACCTGGCCATCACGCGCATCGACGATAGAGTCGTATTTTACATTCGGGTTCAGGAAGGATTCCTTCGAGACGCTCCAGACATAGTTTTCAGAAGAACTACTGGACTTGGCGCTACTGGAAGAGGACTTGGCCGAACTGCTCAATTTCGGTGTAACGCTGGAGGAAGACCCGTCATCGCAATCCTCGCACTCGCTGGACGACGAATCGTCGGAACCGCGCGTGATAAAGTCGCTATCGTCGTCGCCACACGCGGTAAGGAAAAACGCCAAGACAAACGCTACAATGGATCCTATCAGTCGCCAATGGCTCCTTCCAGGATGACGTGTCGAGAGAATGACTCTTTTCATAAAGTTCCTCCTTCATTAGTCCATATATAATATAAAAAAAGGAGACCCCCGCTCGGAGGCGGGGGTGACTCATTAATAATATGGAGGGCGACAATTTTGCAGTGCGGAGACTACAAACTACCCATTCACCTTCTTGAAGGCGGCGACGTTCTGTGCGAACTCGGCGAGGTATTCCTTGGCCTTCGCGGCGACTGCCTCGGGCACATAGCCGAATTCCTTCTCGAGCACGCCAGCCGGAGCGGAAGCGCCGAAGCGTTCCAGGCCGCAGGCCTTGCCAAAGCCGCCAACCACGCGGTCGAAGAGAACCGGGAGGCCGCTGGAAAGCGCAAACACCGGAGTCCACGGCACAATCACCTGGTCGCGGTATGCCTTGTCCTGCTTGAGGAAGAGGGCCGGGCTAATCATGGAGACGACGCGCACGGCCTTGCCTTCGGCGCGGAGGAGTTCGGCGGCCTGGTGTTCCAGGAGAACGTCACTGCCGTTTGCAACCAAAGTAAGTTCCGGGTTCTTGCCGGAGGCGGTATTGTCGCTCACGATGTAGGCGCCCTTGCGGCAAGCCTTCGCGGCTTCGTAGCGGTTTTCGCCGGGGAGCGTGTTCACCACCTGGCGGGTAAGGATAAGAGCCGTCGGGCTGTCGTTGTTCTCGAAAGCCATTTCCCAGGCGGCGAGAGTCTCGAAAGCGTCTGCCGGACGGAGCACGAGCATTTCGGCCTTGCCGTTTTCCTTCGTGAGGTCTTCGAGCAGGCGGATCTGCGTCTCGTGTTCGATGGGCTGGTGCGTCGGGCCGTCTTCGCCCACGCGGAAGCTGTCGTGCGTGAACACGTACTTGACCGGGAGGCCCATGAGGGCGGCCATGCGGATAGCGGGCTTCATGAAGTCGCTGAACACGAAGAACGTGGCGCAAATCGGGAACAGGCCCTTCTGCAACGCGATACCGTTCATGATGGCGCCCATCGTGAGTTCTGCAACGCCCACCTGCACGAACGCGCCCTTGAAGTCGTTCGGGCGGAAGATGCCCGTCTTGTTGAGGAACGCCTGCGTGTTGTCGGAGTTCGAAAGGTCGGCGGAACTGCAAATGATGTTGTGGAAGTTCTCGGCGAGGTAGCCGAGCACCGTACCGCTCGTAACGCGGGTAGCGACACCTTCCTTGATGGGGAGGTTCGAAAGGTTGAGCACCGGAGCCTTGCCGGAGAGCCATTCATTGAGGGTCGCGGACTTCTCGGCATTCGCCTTGTCCCAGTCAGCCTTGGCCTTCTTCCATTCGGCAACAACCTTGCGGAGTTCGTTCGCACGAGCCTCGAAGCCCGCCTTCACGTCGTCGAACACCTGGAACGGGTCGTCCGGGTTACCGCCGAGGTTCTTGACCGTAGCGGTTGTGGAAGCACCGGCAGCGTTGAGCGGCTGCCCGTGCGTAGAAACTTCACCTTCGTAGCTCTTGCCATCTTCGGCAACGGCGCCCTTCGCCATCGTGGTGTGGCCGTACACGAGCGTCGGCTTTTCCTTCTCGGCCCAAGCTTCCTTGAAGGCCTTGCGCAGTTCGGCAATGTTGGAACCATCGCATTCGATAACGCGGAAACCCCATGCCTTGTACTGGCCGACGAAGTCGTGGCTCATCACGTCTTCGGTCTTGCAACTGAGCTGCACCTGGTTCGCGTCGTAGAAGAAGATGAGGTTCGAAAGCTTGAGGTGGCCCGCGATGCGGCCCACGCCGTAGGCAATTTCTTCTTCGAGGCCGCCGTCAGAAACAAGGCAGACAGTCTTGTGCTCGAGGATGGAACCGAAGCGTTCCACCATGAAGCGTTCGGCGATGGCGGCGCCAAGGGCGATGCCGTGGCCGATGCCGAGCGGGCCCGAGGAGTTTTCGATGCCGAGCATCACGTCGAGTTCGGGGTGGCCAGGAGTGCGGCTGCCGAGCTGGCGGAAGTTCTTCACGTCGTCGAGCGTGAGGCGACCGGTGAGCACGAGCTCGGAGTACAGGAGCGGGCTCATGTGGCCCGGGTCCATAAAGAAGCGGTCGCGGCCCATCCATTCCGGATCGTCCGGGTCGTAGCGCAAGAATTCCGCAAACAAAAGCGTCGTGGCGTCGGCGGCGCCCATCGCACCACCCGGATGCCCGGACTTCGCCTTCTGCACCATCGCGGCAGAGAGAATTCGGACGTTGTCAGCTGCTTTTGTAACTAGGGAGTCTTGCACGGTAAAACCTCTTTAGGGTGTTATTATTTACGCGCCAAATTTAGTTTTTTTCGCGCAATTTCACAAGGTCGAAAAGCCCGGTTAAAGCACGATAACATAAAAAGTTATATTTTGCAGGGAAACAAAAAACACGCATTACGGCTTCAAAAATGAAGATTAAAGACTCTATTCTGTTGACACTCAAGAACTTACTGCACCCTGCAGGCCTTATCGGCCTGGTTATCGCCATTATCATCCCGGCCATCATCTGGTTTCTCGGTCGCCCCAGCGGAG is a window encoding:
- a CDS encoding transketolase; the encoded protein is MQDSLVTKAADNVRILSAAMVQKAKSGHPGGAMGAADATTLLFAEFLRYDPDDPEWMGRDRFFMDPGHMSPLLYSELVLTGRLTLDDVKNFRQLGSRTPGHPELDVMLGIENSSGPLGIGHGIALGAAIAERFMVERFGSILEHKTVCLVSDGGLEEEIAYGVGRIAGHLKLSNLIFFYDANQVQLSCKTEDVMSHDFVGQYKAWGFRVIECDGSNIAELRKAFKEAWAEKEKPTLVYGHTTMAKGAVAEDGKSYEGEVSTHGQPLNAAGASTTATVKNLGGNPDDPFQVFDDVKAGFEARANELRKVVAEWKKAKADWDKANAEKSATLNEWLSGKAPVLNLSNLPIKEGVATRVTSGTVLGYLAENFHNIICSSADLSNSDNTQAFLNKTGIFRPNDFKGAFVQVGVAELTMGAIMNGIALQKGLFPICATFFVFSDFMKPAIRMAALMGLPVKYVFTHDSFRVGEDGPTHQPIEHETQIRLLEDLTKENGKAEMLVLRPADAFETLAAWEMAFENNDSPTALILTRQVVNTLPGENRYEAAKACRKGAYIVSDNTASGKNPELTLVANGSDVLLEHQAAELLRAEGKAVRVVSMISPALFLKQDKAYRDQVIVPWTPVFALSSGLPVLFDRVVGGFGKACGLERFGASAPAGVLEKEFGYVPEAVAAKAKEYLAEFAQNVAAFKKVNG